One region of Gossypium raimondii isolate GPD5lz chromosome 6, ASM2569854v1, whole genome shotgun sequence genomic DNA includes:
- the LOC105773431 gene encoding uncharacterized protein LOC105773431 isoform X4, whose product MAEQGFQEQSTIRSSYRARDASPDSVIFTPESNFSLFSSASASVDRCSFASDAHDHDSLASELSLHLAGHETGDQNESLSGPDSNTNKANAVLNHSRFSRKGEKVKVEKDENDTVHVKDENQLIDSARNSFSLATKASSPRLGTMKKSSVSTRKSGAFPSPGTPNYHHHNNLSAGMQKGSSSERVPLHNNGVKRQGNVAGMLPCNNGRTLPSKWENAERWILSPGNSGVKQSVMHPQRRPKSKSGPLGPPGAAYNSLYSPSMYILDGGNMGNFMAGSPFSAGIISANGLVAHSRSHGGGFAVRTEPCMARSVSVHGCSEVVSPPSLPSQDADENLDMVKDAATDISRTVSRRDMATQMSPQGSTCSSTKESASFSLSTPSPLPIMELQSIHASKSEVRDVQIDERVTMTRWSKKHRAGNTAKSSEIVDDWRKKAADTRTPTWDVTETAKCVSTYEREEAKITAWENLQKAKAEAAIRKLEMKLEKKRSSSMDKIMNKLRSAQRRAQEMRSSMLSNQSHQVTRTSRKAIPFHGTSLTDCFTCLTF is encoded by the exons atggcgGAGCAAGGGTTTCAAGAACAAAGCACCATTAGATCAAGTTATAGAGCTCGGGATGCGAGTCCCGACTCAGTTATATTCACTCCGGAATCCAATTTCAGCCTCTTCTCTTCAGCTTCAGCTAGTGTCGATCGCTGTTCTTTCGCCTCAGATGCTCACGACCATGATTCTCTAGCTTCCGAACTCTCTTTA CATTTGGCAGGACATGAAACAGGAGATCAAAATGAGAGTTTGAGTGGACCAGATTCAAATACAAACAAAGCTAACGCAGTCCTTAATCACAGTCGTTTCTCCAGAAAAGGAGAGAAAGTGAAAG ttgaaaaagatgaaaacgaTACAGTTCATGTAAAGGACGAAAATCAACTCATAGATTCAGCAAGAAACTCATTCTCTCTTGCTACTAAAG CTTCGTCTCCACGGTTGGGGACTATGAAGAAAAGCTCTGTTTCAACACGGAAATCGGGTGCCTTTCCTAGTCCCGGGACTCCCAATTATCATCATCACAATAACTTGAGTGCTGGGATGCAGAAGGGTTCGAGTTCTGAACGAGTACCATTGCACAACAATGGTGTAAAGAGGCAGGGGAATGTTGCTGGGATGTTGCCTTGTAACAATGGAAGGACTTTACCTTCAAAGTGGGAAAATGCTGAAAGGTGGATTCTTAGTCCAGGGAATAGTGGTGTGAAACAATCTGTCATGCATCCTCAAAGAAGACCGAAATCAAAGAGTGGTCCACTTGGTCCTCCTGGGGCTGCTTACAATTCTTTGTATTCGCCTTCGATGTACATCCTTGATGGGGGTAACATGGGGAATTTCATGGCTGGTTCTCCTTTTTCAGCTGGTATAATTTCAGCAAATGGTTTGGTAGCTCATTCTCGTAGCCATGGTGGTGGGTTTGCTGTTCGAACTGAGCCTTGCATGGCCCGTTCTGTTAGTGTGCATGGATGCTCTGAGGTCGTAAGTCCACCATCATTGCCTTCTCAAG ATGCAGATGAAAATCTTGACATGGTCAAGGATGCAGCCACTGATATTTCTCGTACGGTTTCAAGAAGAGACATGGCAACCCAAATGAGCCCACAGGGTAGCACTTGCTCATCAACCAAAGAATCGGCTTCTTTCTCTCTCTCCACCCCATCTCCTCTACCGATCATGGAACTGCAAAGCATCCATGCCTCTAAATCAGAAGTGAGAGATGTACAGATAGATGAAAGAGTCACCATGACTAGGTGGTCAAAGAAGCATAGAGCTGGAAACACTGCAAAGAGCTCAGAAATCGTTGATGATTGGAGAAAGAAAGCCGCTGACACTCGTACACCAACCTGGGATGTGACTGAGACAGCAAAGTGCGTTTCTAC ATACGAAAGAGAAGAAGCCAAAATCACTGCATGGGAGAATCTGCAGAAGGCAAAAGCTGAGGCAGCAATAAGGAAACTAGAG ATGAAGCTGGAAAAGAAGAGATCCTCGTCAATGGATAAGATAATGAATAAACTGAGATCAGCTCAGAGGAGAGCCCAAGAAATGAGAAGTTCGATGTTATCCAATCAGTCCCATCAAGTTACAAGGACCTCCCGTAAGGCTATACCGTTCCATGGAACCTCATTGACTGATTGCTTCACCTGCCTTACTTTCTAA
- the LOC105773431 gene encoding uncharacterized protein LOC105773431 isoform X1 encodes MAEQGFQEQSTIRSSYRARDASPDSVIFTPESNFSLFSSASASVDRCSFASDAHDHDSLASELSLHLAGHETGDQNESLSGPDSNTNKANAVLNHSRFSRKGEKVKVEKDENDTVHVKDENQLIDSARNSFSLATKDCKDRKIRSEASRIPTSLDLNNVSASSPRLGTMKKSSVSTRKSGAFPSPGTPNYHHHNNLSAGMQKGSSSERVPLHNNGVKRQGNVAGMLPCNNGRTLPSKWENAERWILSPGNSGVKQSVMHPQRRPKSKSGPLGPPGAAYNSLYSPSMYILDGGNMGNFMAGSPFSAGIISANGLVAHSRSHGGGFAVRTEPCMARSVSVHGCSEVVSPPSLPSQDADENLDMVKDAATDISRTVSRRDMATQMSPQGSTCSSTKESASFSLSTPSPLPIMELQSIHASKSEVRDVQIDERVTMTRWSKKHRAGNTAKSSEIVDDWRKKAADTRTPTWDVTETAKCVSTYEREEAKITAWENLQKAKAEAAIRKLEMKLEKKRSSSMDKIMNKLRSAQRRAQEMRSSMLSNQSHQVTRTSRKAIPFHGTSLTDCFTCLTF; translated from the exons atggcgGAGCAAGGGTTTCAAGAACAAAGCACCATTAGATCAAGTTATAGAGCTCGGGATGCGAGTCCCGACTCAGTTATATTCACTCCGGAATCCAATTTCAGCCTCTTCTCTTCAGCTTCAGCTAGTGTCGATCGCTGTTCTTTCGCCTCAGATGCTCACGACCATGATTCTCTAGCTTCCGAACTCTCTTTA CATTTGGCAGGACATGAAACAGGAGATCAAAATGAGAGTTTGAGTGGACCAGATTCAAATACAAACAAAGCTAACGCAGTCCTTAATCACAGTCGTTTCTCCAGAAAAGGAGAGAAAGTGAAAG ttgaaaaagatgaaaacgaTACAGTTCATGTAAAGGACGAAAATCAACTCATAGATTCAGCAAGAAACTCATTCTCTCTTGCTACTAAAG ATTGTAAGGATAGGAAGATTAGATCTGAAGCTTCACGAATACCCACTTCATTAGATCTAAATAATGTCTCAGCTTCGTCTCCACGGTTGGGGACTATGAAGAAAAGCTCTGTTTCAACACGGAAATCGGGTGCCTTTCCTAGTCCCGGGACTCCCAATTATCATCATCACAATAACTTGAGTGCTGGGATGCAGAAGGGTTCGAGTTCTGAACGAGTACCATTGCACAACAATGGTGTAAAGAGGCAGGGGAATGTTGCTGGGATGTTGCCTTGTAACAATGGAAGGACTTTACCTTCAAAGTGGGAAAATGCTGAAAGGTGGATTCTTAGTCCAGGGAATAGTGGTGTGAAACAATCTGTCATGCATCCTCAAAGAAGACCGAAATCAAAGAGTGGTCCACTTGGTCCTCCTGGGGCTGCTTACAATTCTTTGTATTCGCCTTCGATGTACATCCTTGATGGGGGTAACATGGGGAATTTCATGGCTGGTTCTCCTTTTTCAGCTGGTATAATTTCAGCAAATGGTTTGGTAGCTCATTCTCGTAGCCATGGTGGTGGGTTTGCTGTTCGAACTGAGCCTTGCATGGCCCGTTCTGTTAGTGTGCATGGATGCTCTGAGGTCGTAAGTCCACCATCATTGCCTTCTCAAG ATGCAGATGAAAATCTTGACATGGTCAAGGATGCAGCCACTGATATTTCTCGTACGGTTTCAAGAAGAGACATGGCAACCCAAATGAGCCCACAGGGTAGCACTTGCTCATCAACCAAAGAATCGGCTTCTTTCTCTCTCTCCACCCCATCTCCTCTACCGATCATGGAACTGCAAAGCATCCATGCCTCTAAATCAGAAGTGAGAGATGTACAGATAGATGAAAGAGTCACCATGACTAGGTGGTCAAAGAAGCATAGAGCTGGAAACACTGCAAAGAGCTCAGAAATCGTTGATGATTGGAGAAAGAAAGCCGCTGACACTCGTACACCAACCTGGGATGTGACTGAGACAGCAAAGTGCGTTTCTAC ATACGAAAGAGAAGAAGCCAAAATCACTGCATGGGAGAATCTGCAGAAGGCAAAAGCTGAGGCAGCAATAAGGAAACTAGAG ATGAAGCTGGAAAAGAAGAGATCCTCGTCAATGGATAAGATAATGAATAAACTGAGATCAGCTCAGAGGAGAGCCCAAGAAATGAGAAGTTCGATGTTATCCAATCAGTCCCATCAAGTTACAAGGACCTCCCGTAAGGCTATACCGTTCCATGGAACCTCATTGACTGATTGCTTCACCTGCCTTACTTTCTAA
- the LOC105773431 gene encoding uncharacterized protein LOC105773431 isoform X3 yields MAEQGFQEQSTIRSSYRARDASPDSVIFTPESNFSLFSSASASVDRCSFASDAHDHDSLASELSLHLAGHETGDQNESLSGPDSNTNKANAVLNHSRFSRKGEKVKVEKDENDTVHVKDENQLIDSARNSFSLATKDCKDRKIRSEASRIPTSLDLNNVSASSPRLGTMKKSSVSTRKSGAFPSPGTPNYHHHNNLSAGMQKGSSSERVPLHNNGVKRQGNVAGMLPCNNGRTLPSKWENAERWILSPGNSGVKQSVMHPQRRPKSKSGPLGPPGAAYNSLYSPSMYILDGGNMGNFMAGSPFSAGIISANGLVAHSRSHGGGFAVRTEPCMARSVSVHGCSEVVSPPSLPSQDADENLDMVKDAATDISRTVSRRDMATQMSPQGSTCSSTKESASFSLSTPSPLPIMELQSIHASKSEVRDVQIDERVTMTRWSKKHRAGNTAKSSEIVDDWRKKAADTRTPTWDVTETAKYEREEAKITAWENLQKAKAEAAIRKLEMKLEKKRSSSMDKIMNKLRSAQRRAQEMRSSMLSNQSHQVTRTSRKAIPFHGTSLTDCFTCLTF; encoded by the exons atggcgGAGCAAGGGTTTCAAGAACAAAGCACCATTAGATCAAGTTATAGAGCTCGGGATGCGAGTCCCGACTCAGTTATATTCACTCCGGAATCCAATTTCAGCCTCTTCTCTTCAGCTTCAGCTAGTGTCGATCGCTGTTCTTTCGCCTCAGATGCTCACGACCATGATTCTCTAGCTTCCGAACTCTCTTTA CATTTGGCAGGACATGAAACAGGAGATCAAAATGAGAGTTTGAGTGGACCAGATTCAAATACAAACAAAGCTAACGCAGTCCTTAATCACAGTCGTTTCTCCAGAAAAGGAGAGAAAGTGAAAG ttgaaaaagatgaaaacgaTACAGTTCATGTAAAGGACGAAAATCAACTCATAGATTCAGCAAGAAACTCATTCTCTCTTGCTACTAAAG ATTGTAAGGATAGGAAGATTAGATCTGAAGCTTCACGAATACCCACTTCATTAGATCTAAATAATGTCTCAGCTTCGTCTCCACGGTTGGGGACTATGAAGAAAAGCTCTGTTTCAACACGGAAATCGGGTGCCTTTCCTAGTCCCGGGACTCCCAATTATCATCATCACAATAACTTGAGTGCTGGGATGCAGAAGGGTTCGAGTTCTGAACGAGTACCATTGCACAACAATGGTGTAAAGAGGCAGGGGAATGTTGCTGGGATGTTGCCTTGTAACAATGGAAGGACTTTACCTTCAAAGTGGGAAAATGCTGAAAGGTGGATTCTTAGTCCAGGGAATAGTGGTGTGAAACAATCTGTCATGCATCCTCAAAGAAGACCGAAATCAAAGAGTGGTCCACTTGGTCCTCCTGGGGCTGCTTACAATTCTTTGTATTCGCCTTCGATGTACATCCTTGATGGGGGTAACATGGGGAATTTCATGGCTGGTTCTCCTTTTTCAGCTGGTATAATTTCAGCAAATGGTTTGGTAGCTCATTCTCGTAGCCATGGTGGTGGGTTTGCTGTTCGAACTGAGCCTTGCATGGCCCGTTCTGTTAGTGTGCATGGATGCTCTGAGGTCGTAAGTCCACCATCATTGCCTTCTCAAG ATGCAGATGAAAATCTTGACATGGTCAAGGATGCAGCCACTGATATTTCTCGTACGGTTTCAAGAAGAGACATGGCAACCCAAATGAGCCCACAGGGTAGCACTTGCTCATCAACCAAAGAATCGGCTTCTTTCTCTCTCTCCACCCCATCTCCTCTACCGATCATGGAACTGCAAAGCATCCATGCCTCTAAATCAGAAGTGAGAGATGTACAGATAGATGAAAGAGTCACCATGACTAGGTGGTCAAAGAAGCATAGAGCTGGAAACACTGCAAAGAGCTCAGAAATCGTTGATGATTGGAGAAAGAAAGCCGCTGACACTCGTACACCAACCTGGGATGTGACTGAGACAGCAAA ATACGAAAGAGAAGAAGCCAAAATCACTGCATGGGAGAATCTGCAGAAGGCAAAAGCTGAGGCAGCAATAAGGAAACTAGAG ATGAAGCTGGAAAAGAAGAGATCCTCGTCAATGGATAAGATAATGAATAAACTGAGATCAGCTCAGAGGAGAGCCCAAGAAATGAGAAGTTCGATGTTATCCAATCAGTCCCATCAAGTTACAAGGACCTCCCGTAAGGCTATACCGTTCCATGGAACCTCATTGACTGATTGCTTCACCTGCCTTACTTTCTAA
- the LOC105773431 gene encoding uncharacterized protein LOC105773431 isoform X2 yields MAEQGFQEQSTIRSSYRARDASPDSVIFTPESNFSLFSSASASVDRCSFASDAHDHDSLASELSLHLAGHETGDQNESLSGPDSNTNKANAVLNHSRFSRKGEKVKVEKDENDTVHVKDENQLIDSARNSFSLATKDCKDRKIRSEASRIPTSLDLNNVSASSPRLGTMKKSSVSTRKSGAFPSPGTPNYHHHNNLSAGMQKGSSSERVPLHNNGVKRQGNVAGMLPCNNGRTLPSKWENAERWILSPGNSGVKQSVMHPQRRPKSKSGPLGPPGAAYNSLYSPSMYILDGGNMGNFMAGSPFSAGIISANGLVAHSRSHGGGFAVRTEPCMARSVSVHGCSEVVSPPSLPSQDENLDMVKDAATDISRTVSRRDMATQMSPQGSTCSSTKESASFSLSTPSPLPIMELQSIHASKSEVRDVQIDERVTMTRWSKKHRAGNTAKSSEIVDDWRKKAADTRTPTWDVTETAKCVSTYEREEAKITAWENLQKAKAEAAIRKLEMKLEKKRSSSMDKIMNKLRSAQRRAQEMRSSMLSNQSHQVTRTSRKAIPFHGTSLTDCFTCLTF; encoded by the exons atggcgGAGCAAGGGTTTCAAGAACAAAGCACCATTAGATCAAGTTATAGAGCTCGGGATGCGAGTCCCGACTCAGTTATATTCACTCCGGAATCCAATTTCAGCCTCTTCTCTTCAGCTTCAGCTAGTGTCGATCGCTGTTCTTTCGCCTCAGATGCTCACGACCATGATTCTCTAGCTTCCGAACTCTCTTTA CATTTGGCAGGACATGAAACAGGAGATCAAAATGAGAGTTTGAGTGGACCAGATTCAAATACAAACAAAGCTAACGCAGTCCTTAATCACAGTCGTTTCTCCAGAAAAGGAGAGAAAGTGAAAG ttgaaaaagatgaaaacgaTACAGTTCATGTAAAGGACGAAAATCAACTCATAGATTCAGCAAGAAACTCATTCTCTCTTGCTACTAAAG ATTGTAAGGATAGGAAGATTAGATCTGAAGCTTCACGAATACCCACTTCATTAGATCTAAATAATGTCTCAGCTTCGTCTCCACGGTTGGGGACTATGAAGAAAAGCTCTGTTTCAACACGGAAATCGGGTGCCTTTCCTAGTCCCGGGACTCCCAATTATCATCATCACAATAACTTGAGTGCTGGGATGCAGAAGGGTTCGAGTTCTGAACGAGTACCATTGCACAACAATGGTGTAAAGAGGCAGGGGAATGTTGCTGGGATGTTGCCTTGTAACAATGGAAGGACTTTACCTTCAAAGTGGGAAAATGCTGAAAGGTGGATTCTTAGTCCAGGGAATAGTGGTGTGAAACAATCTGTCATGCATCCTCAAAGAAGACCGAAATCAAAGAGTGGTCCACTTGGTCCTCCTGGGGCTGCTTACAATTCTTTGTATTCGCCTTCGATGTACATCCTTGATGGGGGTAACATGGGGAATTTCATGGCTGGTTCTCCTTTTTCAGCTGGTATAATTTCAGCAAATGGTTTGGTAGCTCATTCTCGTAGCCATGGTGGTGGGTTTGCTGTTCGAACTGAGCCTTGCATGGCCCGTTCTGTTAGTGTGCATGGATGCTCTGAGGTCGTAAGTCCACCATCATTGCCTTCTCAAG ATGAAAATCTTGACATGGTCAAGGATGCAGCCACTGATATTTCTCGTACGGTTTCAAGAAGAGACATGGCAACCCAAATGAGCCCACAGGGTAGCACTTGCTCATCAACCAAAGAATCGGCTTCTTTCTCTCTCTCCACCCCATCTCCTCTACCGATCATGGAACTGCAAAGCATCCATGCCTCTAAATCAGAAGTGAGAGATGTACAGATAGATGAAAGAGTCACCATGACTAGGTGGTCAAAGAAGCATAGAGCTGGAAACACTGCAAAGAGCTCAGAAATCGTTGATGATTGGAGAAAGAAAGCCGCTGACACTCGTACACCAACCTGGGATGTGACTGAGACAGCAAAGTGCGTTTCTAC ATACGAAAGAGAAGAAGCCAAAATCACTGCATGGGAGAATCTGCAGAAGGCAAAAGCTGAGGCAGCAATAAGGAAACTAGAG ATGAAGCTGGAAAAGAAGAGATCCTCGTCAATGGATAAGATAATGAATAAACTGAGATCAGCTCAGAGGAGAGCCCAAGAAATGAGAAGTTCGATGTTATCCAATCAGTCCCATCAAGTTACAAGGACCTCCCGTAAGGCTATACCGTTCCATGGAACCTCATTGACTGATTGCTTCACCTGCCTTACTTTCTAA